The following proteins are encoded in a genomic region of Dethiobacter alkaliphilus AHT 1:
- a CDS encoding 4Fe-4S binding protein: MQLQLAHYIRQTALRKGAVLVGFTKIRKVEPVILLAFPFSDTWFLRQPAKITKQLASTLKVSRHVQGVIAGILRSQGYLAQHKSILSLYGDFRPLAVAAGLGEWGRNGIITNRKHGSALLFAATFTNAPLPSAKSPAMASRHCSHCGECIRACPADAFTPFGFSATRCLAYSLKGCAQCLLVCSGKM, from the coding sequence ATGCAACTTCAGTTGGCGCATTATATACGGCAAACGGCTTTAAGGAAAGGAGCCGTTTTAGTAGGTTTTACAAAAATCAGAAAAGTTGAGCCGGTGATATTATTGGCCTTTCCTTTTTCCGACACCTGGTTTTTAAGACAACCGGCAAAAATAACCAAACAGTTGGCTTCCACCTTAAAAGTAAGCCGCCATGTGCAGGGCGTTATAGCCGGTATTCTCCGCTCCCAGGGGTATCTGGCCCAACACAAAAGTATTTTATCGCTCTACGGTGATTTCCGGCCGCTGGCCGTTGCCGCAGGTCTTGGGGAATGGGGGAGAAACGGGATAATCACCAACAGAAAGCATGGTTCAGCCCTGCTGTTTGCCGCCACGTTTACCAACGCACCACTGCCGTCAGCCAAATCCCCTGCCATGGCCTCTCGGCACTGCAGCCATTGCGGGGAATGTATCCGGGCCTGTCCGGCGGATGCTTTTACTCCCTTTGGTTTTAGCGCTACCCGCTGCCTGGCTTATTCACTGAAAGGATGTGCCCAGTGCCTTCTGGTATGCTCCGGTAAAATGTGA
- a CDS encoding cold shock domain-containing protein translates to MQGKVKWFNAEKGFGFIERSDGDDVFVHFSAIQSEGFKTLEEGQTVEFEVVEGNRGLQAANVTVVP, encoded by the coding sequence GTGCAAGGAAAAGTAAAATGGTTTAATGCAGAAAAAGGTTTTGGCTTTATTGAGAGAAGCGATGGAGATGATGTATTTGTCCACTTCTCCGCTATCCAGAGTGAGGGTTTTAAGACTCTGGAGGAAGGTCAGACGGTGGAATTTGAAGTGGTTGAAGGCAACCGTGGTTTGCAGGCAGCCAACGTCACAGTTGTTCCCTAG
- the ilvA gene encoding threonine ammonia-lyase, which produces MLTLQQFEQAKKRLAGISIETPLQHSMPFSKETENQSYIKLENLQTTGSFKIRGAYNKISKLTPEEKKSGLIASSAGNHAQGVAYAAQKLGVKATIVMPKTAPLIKVEATRGYGAKVILCGDGYDDAFAEAKRLMDQENLVFIHPFNDLDVIEGQGTIALEVLEKLPDAHCIVAPIGGGGLISGIALAAKAIKPDITIIGVEPDGAQAMKISVENKRLTQLDDVDTIADGVAVKNPGEITYPIIRDYVDEIVTVTDFDIMDAFLLLLDKHKVVGENAGVLSLAALKKINRPNQKIVSIVSGGNIDVLTMSAMINRGLFSRGRIFCFSVELPDRPGQLQKIAEILARMNANVIKLDHNQFKAFDRFMDVELEVTVETNGHRHVKRIVEELKKEGFSVTSAC; this is translated from the coding sequence ATGCTAACTCTTCAGCAGTTTGAGCAGGCAAAAAAACGCCTGGCCGGCATCAGCATTGAAACGCCTCTGCAACACAGCATGCCCTTTAGTAAAGAAACGGAAAACCAATCATATATCAAATTGGAAAACCTGCAGACCACCGGCTCTTTTAAGATTCGCGGCGCCTATAACAAGATCAGCAAGCTTACTCCGGAAGAAAAAAAGTCGGGCCTGATTGCCTCTTCTGCGGGCAACCATGCCCAGGGCGTAGCCTACGCTGCGCAAAAACTGGGCGTAAAAGCCACCATTGTGATGCCTAAGACCGCACCGCTGATTAAAGTGGAAGCCACCAGAGGCTATGGAGCAAAAGTCATTTTGTGCGGAGATGGCTATGATGATGCTTTTGCCGAAGCCAAACGGCTCATGGACCAAGAGAACCTGGTTTTTATCCACCCTTTTAACGACCTGGATGTCATCGAAGGGCAGGGCACCATTGCTCTGGAAGTGCTGGAAAAACTGCCGGATGCTCACTGCATCGTGGCCCCCATCGGCGGCGGCGGACTAATCTCCGGCATTGCCCTGGCGGCTAAAGCCATAAAACCAGACATTACCATCATCGGCGTGGAGCCCGACGGTGCTCAGGCCATGAAAATCTCGGTGGAAAATAAACGCCTTACACAGCTGGACGATGTGGATACCATTGCCGACGGTGTGGCGGTGAAAAACCCCGGAGAGATTACCTATCCCATTATCCGCGATTATGTGGACGAGATTGTCACCGTAACCGACTTTGATATTATGGATGCCTTTTTGTTGCTTTTGGATAAACATAAAGTGGTGGGCGAGAATGCCGGCGTGCTGTCGCTGGCGGCACTAAAGAAAATCAACCGGCCCAATCAAAAAATAGTCAGCATTGTCAGCGGCGGCAACATCGACGTTTTAACCATGTCGGCCATGATTAACCGCGGCCTGTTTTCGCGGGGACGCATCTTCTGCTTTTCCGTTGAACTCCCGGACCGACCGGGACAACTGCAAAAAATCGCTGAAATCCTGGCCCGCATGAACGCCAATGTGATAAAACTGGATCACAACCAGTTTAAAGCCTTTGACCGCTTCATGGATGTGGAGTTGGAGGTCACCGTGGAAACCAACGGCCACCGCCATGTCAAACGCATCGTAGAAGAGCTGAAAAAAGAGGGCTTTTCCGTCACTTCGGCCTGCTAA
- a CDS encoding MBL fold metallo-hydrolase encodes MLEICMLASGSSGNAIYVATEQTKLLIDAGLSGKKLAAALTEIDVDPFSLDALLLSHDHNDHTCGAGIMARRYRMPLYATGPTWQAAACKMGPVPEEMCRTLPSFGEMQFADLTVESFPIPHDAAGPVGFVFRQAEKSIALVTDLGMITPDIFQMLQNVNCLVLEANHDEEMLKNGTYPWPLKKRILSSRGHLSNHHAADFLTDIISPVTTHVVLAHLSEHNNLPQLAFNTVGEKLTTAGCEPGRAISLEVARRFGPSCHICLT; translated from the coding sequence ATGCTTGAAATATGTATGCTGGCCAGCGGCAGTTCCGGCAACGCCATTTATGTGGCAACAGAGCAAACAAAACTGTTAATAGATGCCGGCCTGAGCGGTAAAAAGCTGGCCGCCGCCCTGACGGAAATTGATGTTGACCCTTTTTCTCTGGATGCACTGCTTTTATCTCATGACCATAACGATCACACCTGTGGCGCCGGCATTATGGCCCGGCGCTACCGTATGCCTCTGTATGCCACAGGCCCTACCTGGCAGGCCGCCGCCTGTAAAATGGGTCCTGTTCCAGAAGAGATGTGCCGTACCCTGCCCTCCTTTGGAGAGATGCAGTTTGCCGACTTAACGGTGGAAAGCTTTCCCATACCCCACGATGCGGCAGGGCCGGTTGGTTTTGTCTTTCGCCAGGCAGAGAAATCCATAGCCCTGGTCACCGATCTGGGCATGATTACTCCAGACATTTTTCAAATGCTGCAAAACGTAAATTGCCTGGTGCTGGAAGCAAACCATGATGAAGAGATGCTAAAAAACGGTACATATCCATGGCCCCTGAAAAAAAGAATTCTCAGCAGCCGGGGACACCTTTCCAACCACCATGCTGCAGACTTTCTCACCGATATTATCAGTCCCGTCACAACTCATGTGGTGCTGGCTCATCTAAGTGAGCACAATAATCTGCCGCAGCTGGCCTTTAACACCGTTGGAGAAAAGCTGACGACGGCGGGCTGTGAGCCGGGGCGCGCAATATCTTTAGAGGTTGCCCGTCGTTTCGGCCCCAGCTGCCATATCTGTCTAACCTAG
- the glnA gene encoding type I glutamate--ammonia ligase encodes MSEAKRKEVFRKVEEKGIEFIRLQFIDIFGVLKSMNITPDELDEALDGKLMFDGSSIDGFARINESDKCLVPDPDTFQIMPWRPTEKGVARMICDVHNPDGTPFEGCPRWNFKRVLREATDMGYEFNVGPEGEFFLFHTDDKGRPTLEIHDKAGYFDLAPIDYGEDARRDIVLTMKQMGFRIEASHHEVAPGQHEIDFKYDEALKTADKWVTFRDVVKNIAKNHCLYATFMPKPFAGENGSAMHCNQSLFKNGENIFHDPNGDYELSETALYYVGGLLRHAKGMTAIANPIINSYKRLRPGYEAPINIAWSNSNRSTLIRIPGRRGKATRVELRSPDPVANPYLIFSVMLKAGLEGIKNQITPPPSVEEDVYCLTAKQRADLDLTYLPRDLYAALKEMENDPLVEEAIGSHCYNRFLEGKYKEWNEYAEQVHRWEMDTYLRKY; translated from the coding sequence ATTTCCGAAGCAAAGAGAAAAGAAGTATTTCGCAAAGTGGAAGAGAAGGGAATCGAATTTATCAGGCTGCAGTTCATTGACATTTTCGGTGTTTTAAAAAGCATGAACATCACACCGGATGAGTTGGACGAGGCTCTGGACGGCAAACTGATGTTTGACGGATCATCCATTGACGGCTTTGCCCGTATCAATGAATCGGATAAATGTCTGGTGCCTGATCCCGATACGTTTCAGATAATGCCGTGGCGTCCCACTGAAAAAGGTGTGGCCCGGATGATCTGCGATGTCCACAACCCTGACGGTACCCCCTTTGAAGGCTGCCCGCGCTGGAATTTTAAACGGGTTCTGCGCGAAGCCACCGATATGGGGTATGAGTTCAATGTGGGGCCCGAAGGAGAATTTTTCCTTTTTCACACCGATGATAAGGGCAGGCCGACTCTGGAAATCCACGACAAGGCCGGATACTTTGATCTGGCACCCATTGACTATGGGGAAGATGCGCGCCGAGACATTGTATTGACCATGAAACAGATGGGCTTTCGAATTGAAGCATCACACCACGAAGTGGCACCCGGTCAGCATGAAATTGATTTCAAGTACGATGAAGCTTTAAAGACCGCCGATAAGTGGGTAACATTCCGTGATGTGGTTAAAAATATCGCCAAGAACCATTGTTTGTATGCCACCTTTATGCCCAAACCCTTTGCCGGGGAAAACGGCTCGGCCATGCACTGCAATCAATCGCTGTTTAAAAACGGGGAGAATATTTTCCATGATCCCAACGGCGACTATGAGTTAAGTGAGACAGCACTGTATTATGTGGGAGGGCTCTTAAGGCATGCCAAAGGCATGACGGCCATTGCCAACCCCATTATCAACAGCTATAAGCGTCTGCGGCCCGGTTATGAGGCTCCCATCAATATTGCCTGGTCCAACTCTAACCGTAGCACTCTGATTAGGATTCCCGGCCGTCGGGGCAAAGCCACCCGCGTGGAGCTGAGAAGCCCGGATCCGGTGGCCAATCCCTACCTGATTTTTTCGGTTATGTTAAAGGCAGGGCTGGAAGGCATTAAAAACCAGATTACACCTCCTCCCTCCGTGGAAGAGGATGTCTATTGCCTGACGGCAAAGCAGCGTGCCGACCTTGATTTAACTTATCTGCCCAGGGATCTGTACGCGGCTCTAAAAGAAATGGAGAATGACCCGCTGGTGGAGGAAGCCATTGGCAGCCACTGCTACAACCGCTTTCTGGAAGGTAAGTACAAAGAATGGAATGAGTACGCAGAACAGGTCCACCGCTGGGAAATGGACACCTACCTGCGCAAATATTAA
- a CDS encoding histidine phosphatase family protein, translating to MQILLARHGQTTANAEKRFQGQIDCPLNSTGQDQARRLAGLLAQFEPGRIFTSDLSRSIHTARPAAELLKLEPVVSPVFREYSWGVLEGLTWPEIKERYPALFSELRIDLRRVNIPGQEPLESFRQRLQQGLKLLLDEGNPRTVALVGHGRYLNALVVEFLGLDFAGPWPFSFSSAAVTVLEARGGRRRLIRFNEECHLMGETNA from the coding sequence ATGCAAATACTTTTGGCACGTCACGGCCAAACAACGGCAAACGCCGAAAAGCGTTTTCAGGGGCAGATTGACTGCCCCTTGAATTCCACAGGGCAAGACCAGGCCCGCCGTCTGGCAGGGCTTCTGGCCCAGTTTGAGCCGGGCAGGATTTTTACCAGTGATTTAAGCCGCAGTATCCACACCGCCCGGCCGGCGGCAGAACTGCTAAAGCTTGAGCCGGTGGTATCCCCGGTTTTCAGGGAATATTCCTGGGGTGTGTTGGAGGGTCTGACCTGGCCGGAAATAAAAGAGCGGTATCCCGCTCTTTTTTCAGAGCTGCGCATAGATCTGCGCCGGGTAAACATCCCCGGGCAGGAGCCGCTGGAAAGTTTTCGCCAACGACTGCAGCAGGGGCTGAAGCTGCTGCTGGATGAAGGCAACCCCCGCACCGTGGCCCTGGTGGGCCATGGACGGTACTTAAATGCCCTGGTGGTGGAGTTTCTCGGTTTGGATTTTGCCGGACCTTGGCCCTTTTCTTTTTCCTCTGCTGCGGTCACCGTCCTGGAAGCGCGCGGCGGACGCCGCCGGTTAATCAGGTTCAATGAAGAATGCCATTTGATGGGAGAAACCAATGCTTGA
- a CDS encoding CxxH/CxxC protein produces the protein MYAVCAEHVEQAIDRYVDEYELSPDLHRLEEYQKEKKVPAHCLYCSLPPVYLLT, from the coding sequence ATGTACGCAGTGTGTGCAGAACATGTGGAACAGGCCATTGACCGCTATGTAGATGAATATGAGCTATCCCCGGACCTTCATCGCCTGGAGGAGTACCAAAAGGAAAAAAAGGTGCCGGCTCACTGCCTGTATTGTTCCCTACCACCGGTGTACCTGTTAACCTAG
- a CDS encoding nitrilase-related carbon-nitrogen hydrolase, with amino-acid sequence MILIFHVAGIQMTPIMNNIDANLKRGQMFIRQAVQEAELIVLPELWTTGYYLSKSAFFDLAEKVDEKTVPTMQEEAAKSGATIICPFVEKNDEDKIFISTAIINGNGDLQGIVRKSLLWGREQQIFNQGEINYPVFDTDAGKIGVLICYEMEFPETSRLIALAGGEIIVCPSVWSVAASHRWDIQLPARALDNTIYVFGVNTVGNNSCGKSKLVSPLGDILAEASDKKEEILIRAVDREALQWAREEVPYLDDYLQKLTPGGSNLCKPGEDSQS; translated from the coding sequence GTGATTCTTATTTTTCATGTGGCAGGGATTCAAATGACACCCATAATGAACAATATAGACGCAAACTTAAAGCGGGGCCAGATGTTTATCCGGCAGGCAGTACAGGAAGCGGAGTTGATTGTGCTGCCCGAACTGTGGACAACAGGTTATTATCTTTCCAAAAGCGCTTTTTTTGATTTGGCGGAAAAGGTGGACGAAAAAACGGTGCCCACCATGCAGGAAGAGGCGGCAAAGTCCGGAGCCACCATTATCTGCCCCTTTGTGGAAAAAAACGATGAAGACAAAATCTTTATTTCCACCGCCATTATTAACGGCAACGGCGATCTGCAGGGCATTGTGAGAAAAAGTCTGCTCTGGGGGCGTGAACAGCAAATCTTTAACCAGGGAGAAATCAACTACCCTGTGTTTGACACCGATGCGGGCAAAATCGGGGTCTTAATTTGCTATGAGATGGAGTTTCCGGAAACCAGCCGCCTGATTGCACTGGCGGGAGGAGAAATTATTGTCTGCCCTTCGGTATGGAGCGTGGCCGCTTCACACCGCTGGGACATTCAGCTGCCGGCACGGGCCCTTGACAATACCATTTATGTTTTTGGCGTTAACACGGTAGGTAACAACAGCTGCGGCAAAAGCAAACTGGTGAGCCCTTTGGGCGATATACTGGCGGAAGCATCGGATAAAAAAGAAGAAATCCTAATCCGTGCGGTGGATCGGGAAGCTCTGCAGTGGGCACGGGAAGAAGTACCCTATCTGGACGACTATCTGCAAAAGCTTACACCCGGAGGCTCAAACCTCTGCAAGCCCGGAGAAGATTCTCAATCTTAA
- a CDS encoding S1C family serine protease — MDFFNGFNQPRNRTGLSLFIVALLGAILGGVLVGLIFVNFAQPAETAPDSFVPGEQDQDIEYTDRDRPEYQNTAVVRAAEEVLPAVVGITNRAMVFDRIHGRSILRERATGTGVIIDSGGYIVTNNHVIEDHEELSVTLADGQEYEASLIGADPATDLAVIRIDKEGLAVSHFGDSDKLAVGETAIAIGNPLGLAFSQSVTVGVISAKERMIEINEHEFTFIQTDAAINDGNSGGPLVNLNGEVIGINTAKIKIAGVEGMGFAIPANTVKNITRDLILHGRIIRPWLGVYWGGDVDESLSEQLNLPVDYGVLIQDVVDGSPAQQAGIRRGDVIIRIDDKQITNFTDLRDGLQEFSVGDEVEVTIIRDGQELTIDTTLAELPEQLD; from the coding sequence ATGGACTTTTTCAACGGGTTTAATCAACCCCGAAATCGGACAGGACTGTCTCTTTTTATCGTTGCACTTTTGGGAGCAATCCTGGGAGGAGTGCTGGTGGGCCTGATTTTTGTCAATTTTGCCCAACCTGCAGAAACTGCACCGGACTCATTTGTTCCCGGAGAACAGGATCAGGACATAGAATATACCGACCGCGACCGCCCGGAATATCAAAACACCGCCGTTGTACGGGCGGCGGAAGAGGTGCTGCCGGCGGTGGTAGGTATTACCAACCGAGCCATGGTTTTTGACCGTATTCACGGCCGTTCCATCTTGCGGGAACGGGCTACCGGGACCGGAGTGATTATAGATTCCGGCGGCTATATTGTGACCAATAACCATGTTATTGAAGACCATGAGGAATTAAGCGTGACTTTAGCCGACGGGCAGGAGTATGAAGCCAGCCTGATTGGTGCGGATCCGGCCACAGATTTGGCCGTTATCAGGATAGATAAGGAAGGCTTGGCGGTTTCGCACTTCGGGGATTCCGACAAGCTGGCGGTGGGGGAAACTGCCATTGCCATCGGCAACCCGCTGGGGCTTGCTTTTTCCCAGTCTGTTACAGTAGGTGTAATCAGCGCCAAAGAGCGGATGATTGAAATAAATGAACATGAGTTTACCTTCATCCAGACCGATGCCGCCATTAACGACGGCAACAGTGGCGGGCCGCTGGTTAACTTAAACGGCGAAGTAATTGGTATCAATACCGCCAAAATCAAAATCGCCGGCGTGGAGGGAATGGGTTTTGCCATTCCTGCCAATACCGTTAAAAACATTACCCGGGACTTAATTTTGCACGGTCGCATTATCCGTCCCTGGCTGGGCGTTTATTGGGGCGGCGATGTGGATGAGTCGCTCTCAGAGCAGCTGAACCTGCCTGTGGACTACGGAGTGCTGATTCAGGACGTGGTTGACGGCAGCCCTGCACAGCAGGCGGGCATTCGCCGCGGTGATGTGATCATCCGTATTGATGATAAGCAGATTACCAACTTCACCGATCTGCGTGACGGTCTACAGGAGTTTAGCGTGGGAGATGAAGTGGAAGTTACCATTATTCGAGACGGCCAGGAGCTGACCATTGATACTACCCTGGCTGAACTGCCCGAACAGCTGGATTAA
- a CDS encoding metalloenzyme domain protein, whose amino-acid sequence MQVVLFFIDGLGLGPINEYNPLATTAMPCIEKLLGGQSLTMEAVGTKTQKATLHSLDATLGVPGLPQSATGQTTLFTGVNAARALGRHIRGFPTEPLRKILAAEGILKKVLELPQKAVFLNGYRPEFFTDLSNGERFYSATTLMNLYAGLPFHSFADMAAGRSIYSDITNEVLQEMGFDVPYVSPEKAGKILAENAARHDFLLFEYFLTDMAAHKRDREKTAYCLTTIDRFLASILKQLDLSQTLFIITSDHGNIEDLTTSGHTRNPVPFLLIGAGHDKLRPITDLTEVTPLILELLQQS is encoded by the coding sequence ATGCAGGTTGTCCTGTTTTTTATTGACGGTTTGGGCCTTGGCCCCATAAATGAATATAACCCTCTGGCCACCACGGCCATGCCTTGTATAGAGAAGCTGTTGGGCGGTCAAAGCCTGACAATGGAGGCGGTGGGTACCAAGACCCAAAAAGCCACTCTGCACTCCCTGGATGCCACTCTGGGTGTGCCCGGCTTGCCGCAAAGCGCCACCGGCCAGACCACTCTCTTTACCGGGGTAAATGCCGCCCGGGCACTGGGCCGCCACATCCGCGGCTTTCCCACTGAGCCCCTGCGTAAAATTCTGGCTGCAGAGGGCATATTAAAAAAGGTGCTGGAACTGCCCCAGAAAGCCGTTTTTCTAAACGGCTACCGCCCCGAATTCTTTACAGATCTCTCAAACGGGGAGCGGTTTTATTCTGCCACCACCCTGATGAACCTCTACGCCGGACTGCCCTTTCATTCCTTTGCGGACATGGCCGCAGGCAGGTCGATATATTCCGATATCACAAATGAAGTGCTGCAGGAGATGGGTTTTGATGTGCCCTACGTTTCGCCGGAGAAAGCGGGAAAAATCCTGGCCGAAAATGCCGCCCGCCATGATTTTCTCCTCTTTGAATATTTCCTCACCGACATGGCGGCACATAAACGGGATCGGGAAAAAACAGCTTATTGCTTAACCACCATCGACCGTTTTCTGGCCAGTATCCTTAAACAGTTGGATTTGTCACAGACACTGTTTATCATCACCAGTGACCACGGCAATATCGAGGATCTTACCACCTCCGGCCATACCAGAAACCCGGTTCCCTTTCTCCTTATCGGTGCCGGCCATGATAAACTGCGGCCCATCACCGATTTAACCGAAGTGACTCCTCTGATCTTAGAGTTATTACAACAATCCTGA
- a CDS encoding UDP-N-acetylglucosamine 1-carboxyvinyltransferase: protein MPKLLIKGNRQPLQGEVKVSGAKNAAVAIIPAAILTAAPVRIENLPEINDIKILVDILDALGVKTQWESSSTLLVDASTLKSWQPPYDLVKKLRASYYLIGALVGRFGKADVPIPGGCDLGPRPIDQHIKGLAALGAQVDVEHGLIRVEANHLTGTNVYLDVVSVGATINIMLAAVRARGKTIIENAAKEPEIVDVANFLTSMGAKIRGAGTDVIKITGVDELGPADHCVIPDRIEAGTYMIAAAATGGNVLLRDVIPKHLDPITAKLREMHMTVDVTDDQIRVVGCASPQAVDIKTFPYPGFPTDLQSQAMVLLTQASGSSVITENVFEGRFKHVDELKRMGARIKVEGRTAIIDGCCGLSGAPVRATDLRAGASFIIAGLIAEGDTVISEINHIYRGYEKICDKLNALGASIQEIE from the coding sequence ATGCCCAAATTGCTTATTAAGGGTAACAGACAACCCCTTCAGGGAGAAGTTAAAGTAAGCGGCGCCAAAAATGCTGCCGTAGCCATTATTCCGGCAGCCATTCTTACTGCTGCACCGGTGCGGATAGAAAATTTGCCGGAGATTAACGACATTAAAATTCTGGTGGATATACTGGACGCGCTGGGCGTAAAAACCCAGTGGGAGAGCAGTTCAACCCTGCTGGTGGATGCGTCTACGCTAAAGAGCTGGCAACCACCCTATGATTTGGTAAAAAAACTGCGAGCCTCCTACTATCTCATCGGCGCTCTGGTGGGTCGTTTCGGCAAAGCGGACGTGCCTATTCCCGGCGGCTGCGATCTGGGCCCCCGGCCCATAGACCAGCATATTAAGGGCCTGGCAGCCCTGGGCGCCCAGGTGGATGTGGAGCATGGACTCATCAGAGTGGAAGCGAATCATCTCACCGGGACCAATGTTTACCTGGATGTGGTCAGCGTCGGTGCCACCATCAATATTATGCTGGCTGCTGTGCGGGCCCGCGGAAAAACCATTATTGAAAACGCAGCTAAAGAGCCGGAAATTGTGGATGTGGCCAATTTTCTTACTTCCATGGGAGCCAAGATTCGCGGAGCCGGCACTGATGTAATCAAAATTACCGGCGTGGACGAACTGGGGCCCGCGGATCACTGTGTGATCCCCGACCGCATTGAAGCAGGCACATATATGATTGCCGCCGCTGCCACCGGTGGAAATGTGCTGTTGCGTGACGTGATTCCCAAGCATCTGGATCCCATCACCGCCAAGCTGCGGGAAATGCATATGACGGTGGATGTCACCGATGACCAGATTCGTGTTGTGGGCTGTGCTTCACCGCAGGCTGTGGATATCAAGACCTTCCCCTATCCCGGCTTCCCCACCGACTTGCAGTCCCAGGCCATGGTCCTTTTGACTCAGGCCAGTGGTAGCAGTGTTATTACCGAAAATGTATTTGAAGGGCGCTTTAAGCATGTTGATGAATTAAAACGCATGGGAGCCCGTATTAAGGTGGAAGGGCGCACGGCCATAATTGACGGCTGCTGTGGTCTTTCCGGTGCCCCTGTCCGGGCCACCGACCTGCGGGCAGGAGCTTCCTTTATTATTGCCGGGCTCATTGCCGAAGGTGATACCGTTATCAGTGAAATTAATCATATTTACCGTGGTTATGAAAAGATTTGTGACAAATTAAATGCCCTGGGCGCATCGATTCAGGAAATTGAATAG
- the rlmH gene encoding 23S rRNA (pseudouridine(1915)-N(3))-methyltransferase RlmH, whose amino-acid sequence MQIQILTVGKIKEKYLKMGIDEYTKRLGPFARVEIREVKDEKTPDGASAAEEEQIQAKETARLKALLKPGTYIIALDIKGKNLSSPEFASQLDKLATTGQSHITFLIGGSLGLSRELLKMADLRLSFSAMTFPHQLFRLILLEQIYRAYKINRGEPYHK is encoded by the coding sequence ATGCAGATTCAGATTCTTACCGTGGGCAAAATCAAAGAAAAGTACCTGAAGATGGGTATCGATGAGTACACAAAACGCCTGGGCCCATTTGCCCGGGTGGAAATCCGGGAAGTAAAGGATGAAAAAACTCCCGACGGCGCTTCTGCGGCGGAAGAAGAACAGATTCAGGCCAAAGAAACGGCCCGGCTCAAAGCTCTGCTTAAGCCGGGCACCTACATTATTGCCCTGGATATCAAAGGCAAAAACCTTTCTTCCCCGGAATTTGCCTCCCAACTGGACAAACTGGCCACCACAGGCCAAAGCCACATCACCTTTCTCATCGGCGGCAGCCTGGGCCTCTCCCGGGAACTTTTAAAGATGGCCGATCTGCGCCTTTCCTTCTCCGCCATGACCTTTCCCCACCAACTGTTTCGCCTCATCCTCCTGGAACAAATCTACCGCGCCTACAAAATAAACCGCGGCGAACCCTACCATAAATAA
- a CDS encoding cold shock domain-containing protein: protein MQGKVKWFNAEKGFGFIERPDGEDVFVHFSAIQAEGFKTLEEGQDVEFDVVEGNRGPQAANVVRI from the coding sequence ATGCAAGGTAAAGTAAAATGGTTTAACGCAGAAAAAGGTTTTGGTTTTATCGAAAGACCCGACGGTGAAGATGTATTCGTACATTTCTCCGCCATCCAGGCAGAAGGTTTCAAAACACTGGAAGAAGGACAGGATGTTGAGTTTGATGTTGTAGAAGGCAACCGTGGCCCGCAAGCGGCTAACGTTGTGCGTATATAA